The Stenotrophomonas maltophilia genome includes a region encoding these proteins:
- a CDS encoding ankyrin repeat domain-containing protein, with the protein MNRPHEPLLHPILHPLTLAQFYGKHHEAAAAADAREVLDLATRFCREAQVCGLDTHTDAGFDWVMTPSRFSNRISLELGQGGHTALLQVDPDLSAHPLDAAIHAGVLGHKPLASAYALLPAEQRDGLLRELRESIGQVQSNRSAAKQLQALRALPELPVPSQPPLDIAQLLRRFEVPDAQARLAADHIKATYGEALTTMHGSQVLAAAHAHAPHLGLYGAPWQTWLCESATTGNLDGVEACLRMQAEPNVPDANGETPLHLAARHGHPGIVRRLIEAGADPALGNPRGETPLHVAAQHKRAQCCLELMAAGADPGQLDREGRKPGDAHREKAREQVHGL; encoded by the coding sequence AAGCATCACGAGGCCGCCGCGGCCGCCGATGCGCGGGAAGTGTTGGACCTGGCCACGCGGTTTTGCCGAGAGGCCCAGGTTTGCGGGTTGGACACCCACACCGACGCGGGCTTTGACTGGGTGATGACCCCCAGCCGTTTCTCCAACCGCATTTCCCTGGAGCTGGGGCAGGGTGGCCACACCGCGTTGCTTCAGGTCGATCCGGACCTGTCCGCTCACCCGCTCGACGCAGCCATCCATGCCGGCGTGCTGGGCCACAAGCCCCTAGCCTCCGCCTACGCCTTGCTCCCGGCCGAGCAGCGGGATGGGCTGTTAAGAGAACTGAGGGAATCCATCGGCCAGGTTCAGTCGAACCGCTCCGCAGCGAAGCAGCTTCAGGCCCTCCGAGCCCTGCCTGAACTGCCGGTGCCGTCTCAGCCGCCTCTGGACATCGCCCAACTGCTCCGGCGGTTTGAGGTCCCCGATGCCCAAGCCCGCTTGGCGGCTGACCACATCAAGGCGACCTATGGAGAAGCGCTAACCACAATGCATGGTAGCCAGGTGCTGGCAGCAGCCCATGCGCATGCCCCGCACTTGGGGCTATACGGAGCCCCTTGGCAGACGTGGCTTTGCGAGAGCGCAACGACCGGCAACCTGGATGGGGTGGAGGCCTGTTTGCGCATGCAGGCCGAGCCCAATGTGCCCGACGCCAACGGCGAGACGCCGCTACACCTCGCCGCGCGCCACGGCCACCCCGGCATCGTTCGTCGGTTGATTGAGGCCGGCGCGGATCCAGCGTTGGGGAACCCCCGCGGGGAGACTCCCCTGCATGTGGCGGCCCAACACAAACGCGCGCAGTGCTGCCTGGAGCTCATGGCCGCAGGCGCGGACCCTGGGCAGTTGGATCGTGAGGGGCGCAAGCCGGGCGACGCTCACCGGGAGAAGGCACGTGAGCAAGTCCACGGTTTATGA
- a CDS encoding type IV secretion system DNA-binding domain-containing protein, giving the protein MSKSTVYDCWSWTVPSSIEPSRAVRYWPQALLSGACVAALTYPAALWLGWQIPSSHSLMNFGQALTGSLAALGNLATGTISFREPAAAFWEVAKEQATFGTLARVGVAAGLAGWASIWATRRGLIPRSNTWHVSGAQLLQGKEALTEARRRSLTKKEQRGERHALSLHPAWVVSKKLLARHMFIYGAVGMGKSVILKHLLEQVVRLDKKAFIYDIKGDFTSIFERPVIVCPFDKRSWIWDVGRDVATQAQAAAFSQSIIPPEEGSGAFWASAAQALLEGCVRELQATKGKNWGWAELAALVARPAEPMAKALSLYYPRAAALISNPDSNTTSSCIAVLANGTAVIERLALAWPERTPGQMFSMLDWIKDDYTGCKQVIVQSGPDEVLTKAYISAMINVAVPEIIGPSLPDDETGRFLGFFFDELTSAGKLNIELLLALGRSKGVVACMAVQDWSQVERVYGDKTAQAFSGLVGTHIICHLQIGETREKVSRNLGKRTVAWRTHDDKATVHEESKAVVPPGRLTDDLGPRNGSAYGSESWGIRAIVQTSRDPLLLDWPGVSYPHARDGQERAAWTQQGARPVEQKPMPPSDAQSAAEVQRVLKMTADQAAAELRKRGATPPKLRAVSDDELEAIFRK; this is encoded by the coding sequence GTGAGCAAGTCCACGGTTTATGACTGCTGGAGCTGGACGGTCCCGTCGAGCATCGAGCCAAGCCGGGCCGTCCGCTATTGGCCCCAGGCCCTGCTGTCTGGGGCATGCGTCGCGGCGCTGACCTATCCCGCGGCTCTCTGGCTGGGCTGGCAAATCCCATCATCACATTCACTGATGAACTTCGGTCAGGCACTGACTGGCAGCCTGGCGGCGCTGGGGAACCTTGCCACCGGCACGATCTCATTCCGAGAGCCTGCCGCCGCATTCTGGGAGGTGGCCAAGGAGCAGGCAACGTTTGGCACGTTGGCACGGGTCGGCGTTGCGGCGGGCTTGGCAGGGTGGGCGTCGATTTGGGCGACGCGGCGTGGGCTCATCCCGCGCTCAAATACCTGGCATGTGTCCGGCGCTCAACTGTTGCAGGGGAAAGAGGCCCTGACTGAAGCCCGGCGTCGTTCGCTTACAAAGAAGGAGCAGAGGGGCGAGCGGCATGCGTTGTCACTACATCCGGCTTGGGTGGTCAGCAAGAAGCTGCTGGCCCGTCACATGTTCATCTATGGAGCCGTGGGAATGGGCAAGTCAGTCATCCTGAAGCACCTGCTGGAACAGGTTGTTCGGCTCGACAAGAAGGCTTTCATCTACGACATCAAAGGAGACTTTACGTCGATCTTCGAGCGCCCGGTGATCGTCTGCCCCTTCGACAAGCGAAGCTGGATCTGGGACGTGGGCCGGGACGTAGCGACGCAAGCCCAAGCCGCCGCGTTCTCCCAAAGCATCATCCCCCCGGAGGAGGGCAGCGGCGCATTCTGGGCGTCTGCGGCGCAAGCCTTGCTGGAAGGGTGCGTGCGCGAACTCCAGGCCACGAAGGGCAAGAACTGGGGGTGGGCAGAGTTGGCCGCGTTGGTTGCCCGTCCCGCTGAACCGATGGCTAAAGCACTGTCGCTCTACTACCCCCGAGCCGCCGCTCTCATTTCCAATCCCGATTCGAACACCACCAGCAGCTGTATCGCCGTGCTCGCCAACGGCACCGCGGTTATCGAGCGCCTAGCCTTGGCATGGCCCGAGCGCACGCCTGGGCAGATGTTCTCCATGCTGGACTGGATCAAGGACGACTACACGGGATGCAAGCAGGTCATTGTTCAATCAGGTCCTGATGAGGTGCTAACCAAGGCCTACATCTCCGCCATGATCAACGTCGCGGTGCCGGAAATCATCGGCCCCTCGCTGCCAGATGACGAAACCGGGCGATTCCTGGGGTTCTTCTTCGATGAGCTTACCTCCGCCGGCAAGCTCAACATCGAGCTGTTGCTGGCCTTGGGACGCTCAAAAGGCGTGGTGGCCTGCATGGCCGTGCAGGATTGGTCACAGGTCGAGAGGGTCTATGGGGACAAGACCGCGCAAGCCTTTTCAGGGTTGGTCGGCACACACATTATTTGCCATCTCCAAATCGGCGAGACCCGGGAAAAAGTCTCCCGGAACCTGGGCAAGCGCACCGTGGCGTGGCGCACGCATGATGACAAGGCGACCGTCCACGAGGAGTCGAAAGCCGTTGTTCCGCCGGGGCGGCTCACTGACGACTTGGGCCCACGCAATGGCAGCGCCTATGGCTCCGAGAGTTGGGGCATCCGGGCCATTGTGCAGACAAGCCGGGACCCACTCTTGCTGGACTGGCCGGGCGTCAGCTACCCGCACGCGCGCGACGGCCAGGAACGCGCCGCGTGGACCCAACAGGGGGCGCGCCCGGTGGAGCAAAAGCCCATGCCACCGAGCGACGCGCAGAGCGCTGCAGAGGTCCAGCGGGTCTTGAAGATGACCGCCGACCAGGCCGCCGCGGAGCTGCGAAAACGTGGTGCCACGCCGCCGAAGCTCCGCGCCGTTTCAGACGACGAACTGGAAGCCATCTTCCGCAAGTAG